One window of Atribacter laminatus genomic DNA carries:
- a CDS encoding uroporphyrinogen decarboxylase family protein — translation MNSKERVKTALSHQEPDRVPVTASFVPEFVERLRKQLNFPMHLVNPHGGETHDLEEHFHLDIIQYSVGIANSYYASNEDEYTCDWGIKWKQAEYDTRFGVGRYTEIAENPLADEDRLNNYQPPDPNRKDLYAPFSKIIEQYGKDYYILGVTVCTIFEGAWYLRGLNRLLMDMVYDEEKANCILDIPFHYHLVAASNLTKMGADGIWIGDDVGTQKGMMISPEMWRKYLKPRMAAFCQELKAINPNLKIAYHSDGNIYPIIDELIEIGIDVLNPIQPAAMDPVYLKKRYGKNLSFWGTIDEQYTLPFGSVEDVRQETLSRIQNVAPGGGLILSPTHHIQLDTPIENFLTFLETVQSHGNYPIKTE, via the coding sequence TTGAATAGCAAAGAAAGAGTTAAAACAGCATTATCACATCAAGAACCAGATCGAGTTCCGGTTACTGCCAGTTTTGTCCCTGAATTTGTTGAACGATTGAGAAAACAACTGAATTTCCCTATGCATCTGGTCAATCCCCATGGAGGAGAAACCCATGATTTAGAAGAGCATTTTCATCTTGATATCATTCAGTATTCAGTTGGAATTGCCAATTCCTATTATGCTTCCAATGAAGATGAATATACCTGTGATTGGGGTATTAAGTGGAAGCAAGCCGAGTATGATACCAGGTTTGGGGTTGGTCGATATACTGAAATAGCCGAGAATCCTCTTGCCGATGAAGATCGATTAAACAATTACCAGCCTCCAGATCCAAATCGGAAAGATCTTTATGCCCCTTTTAGTAAAATTATTGAGCAGTATGGGAAGGATTATTACATCCTTGGAGTAACAGTTTGTACAATATTTGAGGGGGCATGGTATCTTCGAGGTTTAAACCGTTTATTAATGGATATGGTTTATGATGAAGAAAAAGCCAACTGCATCCTTGACATTCCCTTTCATTATCATCTTGTTGCTGCCAGTAACTTAACCAAGATGGGAGCAGATGGTATTTGGATTGGTGATGATGTAGGAACTCAGAAAGGGATGATGATATCCCCTGAGATGTGGAGAAAGTATCTCAAGCCTCGAATGGCTGCATTTTGTCAAGAACTGAAAGCTATTAATCCAAACCTGAAGATTGCTTACCATAGCGATGGGAATATATATCCGATTATCGATGAATTAATCGAAATTGGGATTGATGTTCTCAATCCAATTCAACCCGCAGCAATGGATCCAGTTTATCTCAAAAAGCGGTATGGTAAAAACTTATCATTTTGGGGAACTATTGATGAACAGTATACCCTTCCATTTGGATCAGTCGAGGATGTTCGCCAAGAAACTCTTTCTCGGATTCAAAACGTCGCTCCAGGAGGAGGTTTAATCCTATCTCCAACTCATCATATTCAACTGGATACCCCGATTGAGAACTTTTTAACCTTTTTGGAAACAGTTCAATCTCACGGCAATTATCCGATTAAGACGGAGTGA